The Acanthopagrus latus isolate v.2019 chromosome 13, fAcaLat1.1, whole genome shotgun sequence genome contains a region encoding:
- the LOC119031874 gene encoding proline-rich protein 7 — MVMSQGTYTFLACFAGFWLVWAVVVMLCCFCSFLQRRLKRRHEERLREQCLRTVEMEPLSCPPAGYPPLPPPPPPPAAPPTQLPREPPQFCPPPTLAPPVPLPVPHPMPEANWVSMPDTDIFGKPPCYEDAVMMEDPPPPYSEVLADPRGGTYFKPAPLRAAHPPPLPPPREYQDPAPVFRSETSKPPVMTVFPERGYSSLIRLPSSQRWDSLGHLLSNMDLNHNNLTPPGPRSTQAAAAMATMPRREPRTHGLQGGVQGLRGSIQGFHGGIQGLQGGIQGLQGGIQGFQGGIQGLQGVHGLRGLEPSCGLPTAFPLLGRSTAV; from the exons atggtgatgtcacagggCACCTACACCTTCCTGGCCTGTTTCGCCGGCTTCTGGTTGGTCTGGGCCGTCGTCGTCatgctctgctgcttctgcagcttCCTGCAGCGCCGGCTGAAGCGCCGCCACGAGGAGCGGCTGAGGGAGCAGTGTCTGCGGACCGTCGAGATGGAGCCGCTCAGCTGTCCGCCCGCAGGAtaccctcctctccctcctcctcctccaccacctgcagctccacccaCGCAGCTGCCCAGAGAGCCGCCGCAGTTCTGCCCTCCTCCGACGCTGGCGCCGCCGGTTCCTCTGCCGGTTCCTCATCCCATGCCAGAGGCGAACTGGGTCAGCATGCCAG acacagatatATTCGGAAAGCCGCCCTGCTACGAGGACGCCGTCATGATGGAGGACCCTCCTCCGCCCTACAGCGAGGTCCTGGCCGACCCTCGGGGGGGCACATACTTTAAGCCCGCCCCGCTCCGAGCCGCACACCCaccaccacttcctcctccgAGGGAATACCAGGATCCTGCTCCTGTCTTCAGATCTGAGACCAGCAAGCCTCCTGTGATGACTGTGTTCCCGGAGCGAGGTTACTCCTCCCTCATTCGGCTGCCTTCGTCCCAGCGCTGGGACTCTCTGGGCCATCTGCTGTCCAACATGGACCTGAACCACAACAACCTCACGCCGCCGGGGCCCCGCTCCACGCAGGCCGCCGCCGCCATGGCGACCATGCCGCGCCGAGAGCCGAGGACTCATGGACTGCAGGGAGGCGTGCAAGGACTCCGAGGAAGCATACAAGGATTTCATGGAGGGATTCAAGGACTCCAAGGGGGGATTCAGGGATTACAAGGGGGGATTCAAGGGTTTCAAGGAGGGATACAGGGGCTTCAGGGGGTCCATGGACTGAGGGGACTCGAGCCCAGCTGTGGCCTCCCGACAGCCTTCCCCCTGCTGGGTCGGAGCACCGCCGTCTAG